In Oscillatoria acuminata PCC 6304, a single window of DNA contains:
- a CDS encoding cupin-like domain-containing protein — protein sequence MNVDQLSGKMKTEKIEIEPAIATSEDSQLLQVMLLLEGGHQCEIALLPDAPLLRELFQGLTTAPESAESKLFQIPIEGGNAALYFPGESLVAIATDPPVAIESLDLEREEAEPDNPVQQLEWQLNIYRKLDKLSPNYGKIARIPHVSGAEFLERYYIGNKPVIFTDLMEKWPALYQWTPEYLKENYGHVTVGAQFNRNSNPAYEKQRRKHQKMLPLGEFVDIIRQGGETNDYYMGSYNGNLCRKPLQGLFNDIQLFPEYLTATPEPNRTVLWFGPAGAITPLHFDALNSFLCQVYGRKQVRLISPNHKHLLGNYGKYFSDIDLDHLDYERYPQLKEVDIIEVVLEAGEVLFLPVGWWHQVKSLDVSISISFMNFLVHNDFEE from the coding sequence ATGAACGTTGACCAATTATCGGGAAAAATGAAAACTGAAAAGATAGAAATTGAACCAGCGATCGCCACCTCGGAGGACTCGCAACTCCTGCAAGTGATGCTGCTGTTAGAAGGGGGTCATCAGTGTGAAATTGCCTTGTTGCCTGATGCACCGCTACTACGGGAACTCTTTCAAGGGTTAACAACTGCACCGGAAAGCGCCGAGAGTAAACTGTTTCAGATTCCCATTGAAGGGGGAAATGCCGCCTTGTATTTTCCCGGGGAGTCTTTAGTGGCGATCGCCACGGACCCGCCGGTTGCGATCGAAAGTTTAGACTTAGAACGAGAGGAGGCAGAACCGGACAATCCCGTTCAACAACTGGAATGGCAACTCAATATTTACCGTAAACTCGACAAACTCTCCCCGAACTATGGTAAAATTGCCAGAATTCCTCATGTGTCCGGGGCCGAATTTTTAGAGCGCTATTACATCGGCAACAAACCCGTTATCTTCACCGATTTGATGGAAAAATGGCCTGCACTTTACCAGTGGACGCCAGAGTATTTAAAGGAAAATTACGGTCATGTTACCGTTGGCGCACAATTCAACCGAAACTCGAATCCCGCCTATGAAAAACAACGCAGAAAGCATCAAAAAATGCTTCCTCTGGGTGAATTTGTAGATATCATCCGCCAAGGGGGGGAAACCAATGATTACTACATGGGTTCTTATAATGGCAACTTGTGCCGGAAACCCCTGCAAGGACTCTTCAATGATATCCAACTCTTTCCCGAATATCTAACTGCAACCCCTGAACCGAATCGCACTGTCCTTTGGTTTGGACCAGCTGGGGCCATCACTCCCTTACATTTTGATGCGTTAAACAGTTTTTTGTGTCAAGTGTATGGACGGAAACAGGTGCGACTCATTTCTCCTAATCATAAACATTTGCTGGGGAATTATGGGAAGTATTTTAGCGACATTGATTTAGATCATCTCGACTATGAACGGTATCCTCAACTTAAGGAGGTTGATATCATTGAGGTGGTGTTAGAAGCGG
- a CDS encoding cupin-like domain-containing protein, with protein sequence MQTDFWQAHLISPTQSGLSNDWKKWIAANKLRQLPDGQIVDILVQRGVDIRMAISEVKAVSANPCFQAACAMIAEEKQKLQDKSSLEATQIEKLELQLEVYRTLEKLSPHYNTIQRVDRLSQVDFLEKYYATNTPVILTDIMGNWPALSRWNPEYFKQHYGETTVEVQFNRESNPLFEQEKHKHRKQMTMGEYVDLVVNGGKTNDYYMVPYNENFDHSDLKQLLEEIEIFPEYLDPSNRTVCMFFWFGPEGTITPLHHDPCNVLLAQVYGKKRIRLISPNQKHLLYNQVGVYSEVDLLNPDYEKYPRFKDVEAIEVILEPGEVILLPVGWWHHVESLDIAISISFTNFLFPNFYNIK encoded by the coding sequence ATGCAAACAGACTTTTGGCAAGCTCACCTGATTAGTCCCACGCAATCTGGATTATCAAATGACTGGAAAAAATGGATTGCTGCTAACAAATTGCGTCAACTTCCCGATGGTCAAATTGTAGATATTTTGGTGCAACGGGGGGTTGATATTCGGATGGCCATATCCGAAGTTAAAGCAGTTTCGGCCAACCCTTGTTTTCAAGCCGCTTGCGCGATGATTGCAGAGGAAAAGCAGAAATTACAAGATAAAAGTTCCCTCGAAGCGACCCAGATTGAGAAATTAGAACTTCAGCTTGAAGTTTATCGGACCCTGGAAAAACTCTCCCCTCATTATAACACAATCCAACGGGTGGATCGTCTTTCTCAAGTGGATTTTCTTGAAAAGTATTATGCCACCAATACTCCAGTGATTTTAACCGATATCATGGGAAATTGGCCGGCTTTATCGCGTTGGAATCCCGAATATTTTAAACAACATTACGGTGAAACCACCGTTGAGGTTCAATTTAACCGGGAATCAAACCCGTTATTTGAACAAGAAAAGCATAAACACCGCAAGCAGATGACGATGGGGGAGTATGTAGATTTGGTCGTTAATGGCGGCAAAACCAATGATTATTATATGGTTCCCTATAATGAAAATTTTGACCACTCAGATTTGAAACAACTCCTGGAAGAAATTGAAATTTTCCCCGAGTATCTCGATCCCTCTAACCGCACGGTTTGTATGTTTTTCTGGTTTGGTCCGGAAGGGACAATTACGCCACTGCATCACGACCCCTGCAATGTGCTCCTGGCTCAAGTGTATGGGAAAAAGCGCATCCGGTTGATTTCTCCCAATCAAAAACACTTACTTTATAATCAGGTTGGGGTTTACAGCGAGGTGGATTTACTCAATCCCGATTACGAGAAATATCCCCGATTTAAGGATGTGGAAGCGATCGAGGTTATCCTAGAACCCGGAGAGGTGATACTTCTGCCTGTGGGATGGTGGCATCATGTCGAGTCTTTAGACATTGCCATTTCTATTTCCTTTACCAATTTTCTGTTTCCCAATTTTTACAATATTAAGTAA
- the purH gene encoding bifunctional phosphoribosylaminoimidazolecarboxamide formyltransferase/IMP cyclohydrolase has protein sequence MARLALLSTSDKTGLIDLARHLVEEFGFDLISSGGTATALKAAGLQVTKVSDYTGSPEILGGRVKTLHPRIHGGILARRDLAEDRADLESNDIRPIDLVVVNLYPFEQTIAKEGVTFADAIENIDIGGPTLLRAAAKNHAHLTVLCNPGQYDSYLKELRSNGKASAEFRLSCARTAFWHTASYDRAIATYLDTAGNAEAQHPTLPDTFSISGHQIQSLRYGENPHQGAAWYQVGTTPTGWTAANKLQGKELSYNNLIDLEAARQIIAEFPGSSKDPAVAILKHTNPCGVAMGNSLVEAYQKALAADSVSAFGGIVACNRPLDAATATELTKTFLECVVAPDCEPEAVEILSKKSKVRILTLADLQTGPKKTIKPIAGGFLVQESDDAIAEPTEWKVVTEKQPTADQLAELLFAWKVVKHVKSNAIVVTGDRTTLGVGAGQMNRVGSVKIALEQAGEKAQGAVLASDGFFPFDDSVRTAAAAGIIAVVQPGGSLRDSDSIAAANELGLVMVCTGIRHFYH, from the coding sequence ATGGCGCGTCTGGCACTGTTGAGCACATCGGACAAAACCGGGTTAATTGACCTCGCCCGCCACTTAGTTGAGGAATTCGGCTTTGACCTCATCAGCAGTGGCGGGACCGCAACAGCCCTTAAAGCAGCCGGTTTGCAGGTGACCAAAGTCTCCGACTATACCGGGTCCCCAGAAATTTTAGGGGGGCGGGTGAAAACCCTGCATCCCCGGATTCATGGGGGTATTTTAGCAAGACGGGACCTCGCGGAGGACCGGGCAGATTTAGAAAGCAACGACATTCGTCCGATTGATTTAGTGGTGGTCAATCTGTACCCCTTTGAACAAACCATCGCCAAGGAAGGGGTAACGTTTGCTGATGCGATCGAAAATATCGACATTGGCGGTCCCACTCTGCTGCGGGCAGCGGCGAAAAATCACGCCCATTTGACGGTATTATGTAATCCTGGGCAGTATGACAGTTACTTAAAAGAATTGCGGAGTAACGGGAAAGCATCTGCGGAGTTTCGGCTGTCTTGTGCGAGGACGGCATTTTGGCATACGGCGTCATACGATCGCGCGATCGCCACTTATCTGGATACCGCCGGAAATGCCGAGGCACAACATCCCACCCTGCCGGATACATTTAGCATTAGTGGACATCAAATCCAATCTCTGCGTTACGGGGAAAACCCCCATCAAGGTGCAGCTTGGTATCAAGTGGGAACCACGCCCACGGGATGGACAGCAGCGAACAAACTGCAAGGGAAAGAGTTAAGTTACAACAACTTAATTGATTTAGAAGCGGCCCGTCAAATTATTGCCGAATTTCCCGGCAGTAGCAAAGATCCGGCAGTCGCCATTCTCAAACATACTAATCCCTGTGGGGTGGCGATGGGAAATAGTTTAGTTGAAGCCTATCAAAAGGCTTTAGCAGCGGATTCGGTGTCAGCATTTGGGGGAATTGTTGCTTGCAATCGTCCCTTAGATGCCGCAACGGCAACGGAACTGACTAAAACCTTTTTGGAATGTGTGGTGGCCCCGGATTGTGAACCGGAAGCCGTAGAAATTTTGAGTAAGAAATCTAAGGTGCGAATTTTAACCTTAGCGGACTTACAAACGGGACCGAAAAAGACGATTAAGCCGATCGCGGGAGGATTTTTGGTCCAAGAGTCTGATGATGCGATCGCGGAACCGACGGAGTGGAAAGTGGTGACGGAAAAACAACCCACAGCAGACCAACTCGCGGAACTTCTCTTTGCTTGGAAGGTCGTCAAGCACGTTAAATCCAATGCCATTGTCGTGACAGGCGATCGCACCACATTAGGCGTAGGGGCCGGTCAAATGAATCGCGTCGGGTCTGTTAAAATAGCCCTGGAACAAGCCGGAGAAAAAGCTCAGGGTGCGGTCCTCGCCTCTGATGGATTTTTCCCCTTTGATGATTCAGTGCGAACCGCAGCAGCAGCAGGCATTATTGCCGTGGTGCAACCGGGAGGAAGTCTGCGGGATAGTGATTCCATTGCTGCCGCCAATGAACTCGGTCTGGTGATGGTTTGTACCGGCATCCGCCACTTCTATCATTAA
- the grpE gene encoding nucleotide exchange factor GrpE gives MSKEAQVTEEQKQQEKTQTEWAAENTGGASNSADDTSEAAASDEWGHQGKVQEAPREAGVEESGPTETAEPTAAAPETPNASPEEFMAMEALVQANQAFTIQLEELKSQYARLAADFDNFRKRTQKEKLELEAQAKCATIRELLTVVDNFERAKEQIKPQNDGEMNLHKSYLSVYKQMVESLKRIGVSAMYPKGEEFDPNFHEAVMREPTREYAEGIVTDEFRRGYMLGDRVLRHAMVKVAAAPEDDDEEAIASETPDSPQE, from the coding sequence ATGTCCAAGGAGGCTCAAGTGACAGAAGAACAAAAACAGCAAGAAAAAACACAAACAGAATGGGCAGCGGAGAACACCGGCGGAGCATCCAATTCCGCTGATGACACATCCGAGGCAGCCGCCTCCGATGAATGGGGTCATCAAGGGAAAGTGCAGGAGGCCCCTCGGGAAGCTGGGGTAGAAGAGAGTGGCCCAACTGAAACAGCGGAACCCACCGCCGCCGCGCCCGAAACCCCGAACGCTAGTCCCGAAGAGTTCATGGCGATGGAAGCCTTAGTCCAGGCGAATCAGGCTTTTACCATTCAGTTAGAAGAATTAAAAAGCCAATATGCGAGATTAGCCGCAGACTTTGACAACTTCCGCAAGCGCACTCAAAAAGAAAAGCTCGAACTCGAAGCCCAAGCCAAATGTGCCACCATCCGCGAATTGTTAACCGTCGTGGATAACTTCGAGCGAGCTAAAGAACAAATCAAACCCCAAAACGATGGGGAAATGAACCTTCATAAAAGCTACCTGAGCGTTTATAAGCAGATGGTAGAAAGCCTCAAACGCATCGGCGTCTCTGCCATGTATCCCAAGGGAGAAGAGTTCGACCCGAACTTCCATGAAGCCGTGATGCGCGAACCGACTCGGGAATATGCCGAAGGCATCGTCACCGATGAATTTCGTCGGGGTTATATGCTCGGCGATCGCGTCTTGCGACACGCAATGGTGAAAGTCGCGGCAGCACCGGAAGACGACGACGAAGAAGCGATCGCCTCAGAAACTCCGGACAGTCCGCAAGAATAA
- the dnaK gene encoding molecular chaperone DnaK: MGKVIGIDLGTTNSCVAVLEGGKPNVISNTEGGRTTPSIVGIAKNGSRVVGQLAKRQAVTNAENTVYSIKRFIGRRWEDTEEERSRVPYTCIKGRDDTVDVKIRGTTYTPQEISAMILQKLKEDAEAYLSEEVTQAVITVPAYFTDAQRQATKDAGTIAGLEVLRIINEPTAAALSYGLDKQGQDQTILVFDLGGGTLDVSILQLGDGIFEVKSTSGNNHLGGDDFDTTLVKWMVEQFRINEGIDLSVDKMAVQRIREAAEKAKIELSSRESSAINLPFISADETGPKHLEMDLTREQFEELVSNLVKLSLEPVVQAIKDSTLSIEEIDRIILVGGSTRIPAVQKAISDYFGGKEPDRTVNPDEAVAIGAGIQAGVLGGEVQDVLLLDVTPLSLGIETLGGVFTKIIDRNTTIPTSRAQTFSTATDGQREVEIHVLQGERAMVKDNKSLGNFVLDKIPPAPRGVPQIEVSFEIDANGILNVAATDKGTERVQSIQITSTGGLSDEEIEKMRVDAEKYADEDRYRKQVAEIKNQAESLFYNYKATLKDNVALLSDELKAELKERGKQLKAALDNKTIEVEELKQRMSAFQETLFSVGIAVYQQSTPPEEEEEEKEEANTSE, translated from the coding sequence ATGGGAAAAGTCATCGGAATTGACCTCGGGACCACCAATAGTTGTGTTGCTGTCTTAGAGGGCGGTAAACCCAACGTGATTAGCAACACCGAAGGCGGACGCACCACCCCCAGTATTGTGGGAATTGCCAAAAACGGCTCACGAGTTGTTGGACAGCTTGCCAAACGCCAAGCCGTCACCAACGCCGAAAATACCGTCTACAGCATCAAACGCTTTATCGGTCGTCGCTGGGAAGACACAGAAGAAGAACGATCCCGAGTTCCCTACACCTGTATCAAAGGCAGAGACGACACCGTAGATGTCAAAATCCGGGGAACCACCTACACTCCCCAGGAAATTTCGGCCATGATCCTGCAAAAGCTCAAAGAGGATGCCGAAGCCTATCTCTCCGAAGAAGTCACCCAAGCGGTGATTACCGTTCCCGCTTACTTTACCGACGCTCAACGCCAAGCGACCAAAGATGCAGGCACGATCGCCGGATTAGAAGTGCTGCGAATCATCAACGAACCCACCGCCGCCGCCCTCTCCTACGGCTTAGACAAACAAGGACAAGACCAAACCATTCTCGTTTTTGACCTCGGAGGCGGCACTTTAGATGTCTCCATTCTCCAACTCGGAGACGGCATCTTTGAAGTCAAATCCACCTCCGGCAACAACCACCTCGGCGGGGATGACTTTGATACCACCCTAGTCAAATGGATGGTCGAACAATTCCGCATCAATGAGGGGATCGACCTCTCCGTCGATAAAATGGCCGTCCAACGGATTCGGGAAGCGGCAGAAAAAGCCAAAATTGAACTCTCCTCCCGGGAGAGTTCAGCCATTAACCTGCCTTTTATCAGCGCCGACGAAACCGGACCCAAGCACTTGGAAATGGACCTGACCCGAGAGCAGTTTGAAGAACTCGTTAGCAATTTGGTCAAACTCAGTTTAGAACCCGTCGTCCAGGCGATTAAAGATAGCACCCTAAGTATCGAGGAAATCGACCGGATTATCCTAGTAGGCGGTTCGACGCGGATTCCAGCGGTTCAAAAAGCCATTAGTGATTATTTTGGCGGCAAAGAACCCGATCGCACCGTGAATCCCGATGAAGCCGTGGCGATCGGGGCCGGAATTCAAGCCGGGGTCCTCGGAGGCGAAGTCCAAGATGTCCTACTGTTAGACGTGACTCCCCTCTCCCTCGGCATCGAAACCCTAGGCGGCGTTTTCACCAAAATTATCGATCGCAACACAACCATTCCCACCAGCCGCGCCCAAACCTTCTCCACCGCCACCGATGGCCAACGGGAAGTGGAAATCCACGTCCTGCAAGGAGAACGGGCAATGGTCAAAGATAACAAAAGCCTCGGTAACTTCGTCCTGGATAAAATCCCCCCGGCACCGCGAGGAGTTCCGCAAATCGAAGTCTCCTTTGAAATTGATGCCAATGGCATTCTCAATGTCGCCGCCACAGACAAAGGCACTGAACGAGTGCAAAGCATCCAAATCACGAGCACAGGTGGTTTGAGCGACGAAGAAATCGAGAAAATGCGCGTAGATGCGGAAAAATATGCCGACGAAGACCGCTATCGCAAACAAGTCGCAGAAATTAAAAACCAGGCTGAAAGCCTGTTCTATAATTATAAAGCGACTTTAAAAGATAACGTGGCTCTGTTGAGCGATGAGCTCAAGGCAGAACTCAAGGAGCGAGGGAAACAGCTAAAAGCCGCCCTCGACAATAAAACCATTGAGGTTGAAGAGCTTAAACAGCGAATGTCCGCCTTCCAAGAAACTCTCTTCTCGGTTGGAATTGCCGTTTATCAGCAATCCACCCCACCGGAAGAAGAAGAGGAGGAAAAAGAAGAGGCTAATACATCGGAGTAA
- the dnaJ gene encoding molecular chaperone DnaJ, with protein sequence MARDYYEILGVARTADKEEIKRAYRRLARKYHPDVNKEEGAEERFKEINLAYEVLSEPEVRARYDRFGEAGVGSAAGGPGFGDMGDMGFADIFESFFSGFAGGGVPGQQGRRRSGPVRGDDLRLDLKLDFREAIFGGEKEIRISHLETCGVCVGTGAKPGTRPRTCPTCNGAGQVRRATRTPFGSFTQVSVCPTCNGTGETIEDKCEACNGAGVKQETKKLKINVPPGVDNGTRLRVSAEGDAGARGGPSGDLYVYLFVNEDAEFQRDNINILSEIKISYLQAILGCRLDVNTVDGPTELTIPAGTQPNTVMKLDSKGVPKLGNPAVRGDHLISVAIDIPTKLTAEERPLLEQLAKLKGDRTGKGGKGFLGDLFNK encoded by the coding sequence ATGGCCCGCGATTACTATGAAATTCTAGGTGTTGCTCGCACTGCTGACAAAGAAGAGATCAAACGTGCCTACCGCCGGTTAGCGCGCAAATATCACCCAGATGTCAATAAAGAAGAGGGCGCTGAAGAGCGCTTTAAAGAAATCAATCTCGCTTACGAAGTCCTCAGCGAACCGGAAGTCCGTGCGCGTTATGACCGCTTTGGCGAAGCTGGAGTCGGTTCCGCTGCCGGAGGACCCGGGTTCGGCGATATGGGCGATATGGGCTTCGCTGACATCTTTGAGAGCTTTTTCAGTGGCTTTGCAGGGGGTGGAGTTCCCGGTCAACAGGGCCGCAGAAGAAGCGGTCCGGTGCGTGGGGATGACCTCCGTCTGGATTTGAAACTGGATTTCCGTGAAGCAATTTTTGGCGGCGAAAAAGAAATTCGCATTTCTCATCTGGAAACCTGTGGCGTCTGTGTGGGAACTGGGGCCAAACCCGGAACTCGTCCCCGCACCTGTCCCACCTGTAATGGCGCAGGACAGGTCCGCCGTGCGACTCGTACCCCCTTTGGCAGTTTCACGCAAGTCTCGGTTTGTCCCACCTGTAACGGGACTGGGGAAACCATTGAGGATAAGTGCGAAGCCTGTAATGGGGCCGGGGTCAAACAAGAGACGAAGAAGCTCAAAATTAACGTGCCTCCCGGGGTGGATAATGGGACTCGCTTGCGGGTTTCTGCCGAAGGCGATGCCGGGGCCCGGGGTGGTCCGTCCGGGGATTTGTACGTTTATTTGTTCGTGAATGAAGATGCGGAGTTTCAGCGCGACAATATTAATATCCTCTCGGAAATTAAGATTAGTTATCTTCAGGCGATTTTGGGATGTCGTCTGGATGTGAATACGGTGGATGGACCTACGGAACTCACGATTCCTGCGGGTACTCAACCGAATACGGTGATGAAGTTGGATAGCAAAGGGGTTCCGAAGTTAGGGAATCCGGCAGTGCGCGGGGATCATCTGATTTCTGTGGCGATCGATATTCCGACGAAGTTAACCGCAGAAGAACGGCCCTTGCTGGAACAGTTGGCGAAACTGAAAGGCGATCGCACGGGGAAAGGGGGTAAAGGATTTTTAGGAGATTTGTTTAACAAGTGA
- a CDS encoding sulfurtransferase TusA family protein: MTQNLTPEPDYPTLDLRGTPCPMNFVRTKLRLDKMNPGEVLEVWLDPGEPIEQVPDSLVMDGHIMELIEDRGGFFALQVRRAAKSA, from the coding sequence GTGACCCAAAATCTAACACCTGAACCCGATTACCCGACCCTGGATCTGCGCGGAACTCCTTGTCCGATGAATTTCGTGCGGACCAAACTGCGCCTGGATAAAATGAATCCCGGGGAAGTGCTGGAAGTTTGGCTGGACCCGGGAGAACCCATCGAACAGGTTCCCGATAGTCTGGTGATGGATGGACATATCATGGAATTGATTGAGGACCGAGGGGGGTTTTTTGCCCTACAAGTTCGACGTGCGGCGAAATCTGCATGA
- the rsgA gene encoding small ribosomal subunit biogenesis GTPase RsgA, producing MSNGKDEAETLMEARTQADRLSEKGELETRGGNPDCGNMSPPGDRPELHSPVTPDESESRIIGTVVAVQANYYRVQLDRAVATASTLLCTRRSRLKKIGQQVMVGDRVVIEEPDWEGGRGAVAEVFPRQTELDRPAIANANQVLLVFAIEEPTLDPHQLTRFLVKAESAGLSVLLCLNKIDLVPEQERIEWQERLENWGYQPLFISVETGVGIDAVRDRLKDKITLISGPSGVGKSSLINQLIPFATLRVGDVSGKLGRGRHTTRHVELFDLPSGGLLADSPGFNQPNLDFPPRELAEYFPEARQRLQEGTCQFSDCLHRDEPNCVVSGDWERYDDYLEFLEEAIIYEEILSQQSNPESSMKVKSKGKGTEQNEPKLESKKYRRVSRRFQHQNLEQLYQDFEEEENQEF from the coding sequence ATGAGTAACGGCAAAGATGAAGCAGAGACCCTGATGGAGGCAAGGACCCAAGCCGATCGCCTCTCGGAAAAGGGCGAGTTGGAGACAAGGGGAGGGAATCCCGACTGCGGGAATATGTCCCCCCCAGGCGATCGCCCGGAGTTGCACTCGCCGGTGACTCCGGATGAGTCGGAATCTCGGATTATCGGGACGGTTGTGGCAGTCCAGGCGAATTATTATCGGGTACAGTTGGATCGAGCAGTTGCTACGGCATCCACGCTGCTTTGTACCCGGCGATCGCGCTTGAAAAAAATCGGGCAGCAGGTGATGGTAGGCGATCGGGTGGTGATAGAAGAACCGGACTGGGAAGGCGGCAGAGGTGCAGTCGCCGAAGTCTTCCCCCGGCAAACGGAACTGGATCGTCCGGCGATCGCCAATGCCAACCAAGTGCTGCTGGTGTTTGCCATTGAAGAACCCACCCTCGACCCCCATCAACTCACCCGCTTCCTCGTCAAAGCCGAATCCGCCGGATTATCGGTGTTGTTATGTTTAAATAAAATCGATTTAGTCCCAGAACAAGAGCGAATTGAGTGGCAAGAACGGTTAGAAAATTGGGGATATCAACCTTTATTTATTAGTGTAGAAACTGGAGTGGGTATTGATGCCGTGCGCGATCGGCTCAAAGATAAAATCACCTTAATTTCCGGTCCCTCCGGTGTCGGCAAATCCAGCTTAATTAACCAACTCATCCCCTTCGCCACCCTGCGCGTCGGAGATGTCTCCGGCAAACTCGGACGCGGACGCCACACCACCCGCCATGTGGAATTATTTGACCTCCCCAGCGGAGGACTCCTAGCAGATTCCCCAGGATTCAATCAACCCAACCTCGACTTTCCCCCGCGAGAATTAGCCGAATATTTCCCCGAAGCCCGCCAACGCCTCCAAGAGGGAACCTGTCAGTTTAGTGACTGCTTACATCGCGACGAACCCAACTGCGTCGTCAGTGGAGATTGGGAACGGTATGATGATTATTTAGAATTTTTGGAAGAGGCGATTATCTATGAAGAAATCCTCTCCCAACAAAGCAATCCCGAATCCAGCATGAAGGTTAAAAGCAAAGGCAAAGGAACCGAGCAAAATGAGCCGAAATTAGAATCAAAAAAATATCGCCGCGTTTCTCGACGCTTTCAACATCAAAATTTGGAACAATTATACCAAGATTTTGAAGAAGAAGAAAATCAGGAATTTTGA
- a CDS encoding antitoxin, whose protein sequence is MQNSRHVSLLTNGPDQVLTIPHELALSGTEVLLRKEGHRLIIEPIPANSLLSLLTTLPDITGDFPNIDEGLLPLDDIIL, encoded by the coding sequence ATGCAAAACTCGCGTCATGTTTCTTTACTAACAAATGGACCCGATCAAGTCCTAACCATTCCCCATGAACTTGCCCTATCGGGTACAGAAGTTTTGTTACGCAAAGAAGGTCATCGCTTAATCATTGAACCCATTCCTGCTAATTCTCTCCTTTCTTTGCTAACTACGTTGCCAGACATTACGGGTGATTTCCCTAATATAGATGAGGGGTTACTTCCCCTTGATGACATCATACTTTAG
- a CDS encoding type II toxin-antitoxin system VapC family toxin, with the protein MTYQYLLDTNILSDLVRHPQGRIFQHIVDVGEDSVCTSIIVACELRFGVVKSGSSRLVQQLERILEVLTVLPLESPVDEHYASIRTNLEQAGTPIGPNDLLIAAHALALDLTLITANTREFERVPALKLDNWLR; encoded by the coding sequence ATGACCTATCAATACCTCCTTGATACAAATATCCTGTCAGATTTGGTCAGACATCCTCAAGGTCGGATTTTCCAGCATATTGTAGATGTCGGGGAAGACAGCGTTTGTACTAGCATCATTGTGGCGTGTGAACTACGATTTGGAGTGGTTAAGAGTGGTTCCTCCCGTCTGGTACAGCAACTAGAACGCATCCTTGAAGTTTTGACAGTTTTGCCGTTGGAATCACCTGTAGATGAGCACTATGCCTCAATTCGTACAAATTTGGAGCAAGCAGGAACTCCGATTGGTCCGAATGATTTACTGATTGCTGCTCATGCCCTAGCTCTTGATCTGACTCTTATTACAGCAAATACCCGTGAATTTGAGCGTGTGCCTGCCTTGAAGTTAGATAATTGGTTGCGTTGA
- a CDS encoding Panacea domain-containing protein: MNVAKHSSGMLMPIQFQFHPKKAVEAAAVLLKLHKKPMKYLGLVKMLYRADRLALERMDYPITGDNYLSMDYGPVLSRVYDLIKGKPIDNALPIWSEFISSPQDYGVELLKDPGNGELCAEEEDILQEVYKQFGELEPFRVAEWTDDLPEWQDPHGSAIPIPVEEILKNLGKSHEEITEIQQEAIREAYLDKVLND, encoded by the coding sequence ATGAATGTTGCAAAGCACTCATCTGGAATGCTGATGCCAATCCAATTTCAGTTCCATCCAAAAAAAGCGGTTGAAGCCGCAGCGGTACTCTTAAAACTGCACAAAAAGCCGATGAAATACTTAGGCTTAGTTAAGATGCTTTATAGAGCGGACCGTCTGGCATTGGAACGGATGGATTACCCGATTACGGGTGATAATTATCTCTCTATGGATTATGGTCCGGTTCTCAGTAGAGTTTATGACCTGATTAAAGGAAAGCCTATTGACAATGCCTTACCTATCTGGTCCGAGTTTATTTCTTCTCCCCAAGATTATGGGGTTGAGCTTTTGAAAGACCCCGGCAATGGAGAACTTTGTGCAGAGGAAGAAGATATCCTGCAAGAGGTTTATAAACAGTTTGGAGAGCTTGAGCCTTTTCGGGTTGCTGAGTGGACTGATGATCTTCCAGAATGGCAAGACCCTCACGGTTCAGCCATTCCCATCCCCGTCGAAGAGATTCTGAAAAATCTGGGTAAGAGCCACGAAGAAATCACCGAAATTCAGCAAGAAGCCATCCGGGAAGCCTATTTAGATAAAGTTTTAAATGACTAG